A genome region from Nocardiopsis exhalans includes the following:
- a CDS encoding VOC family protein translates to MASKLTELGVDCADPTALARFWCSVLEYEVHDVDEADGTVTIGPPRALGGDRPGPVPPVLTFARVPEAKTVKNRLHLDVSPADREQDEEVHRLLELGARYADVGQGTESWVVLVDPEGNEFCVLADRRP, encoded by the coding sequence ATGGCCAGCAAGCTCACCGAACTCGGCGTCGACTGCGCCGATCCGACCGCCCTCGCCCGGTTCTGGTGCTCGGTCCTCGAATACGAGGTGCACGACGTGGACGAGGCCGACGGAACCGTCACGATCGGTCCGCCCCGGGCCCTTGGCGGGGACCGGCCCGGCCCGGTGCCGCCGGTCCTGACGTTCGCGCGCGTGCCCGAGGCCAAGACCGTCAAGAACCGGCTGCACCTCGACGTCAGCCCCGCCGACCGCGAGCAGGACGAGGAGGTCCACCGCCTGCTCGAACTGGGCGCCCGGTACGCCGATGTCGGTCAGGGCACCGAGAGCTGGGTCGTACTCGTGGACCCGGAGGGCAACGAGTTCTGCGTCCTGGCCGACCGCCGCCCCTGA